In Bubalus bubalis isolate 160015118507 breed Murrah chromosome 3, NDDB_SH_1, whole genome shotgun sequence, a genomic segment contains:
- the LOC112583874 gene encoding interferon omega-1-like: MAFMLSLLMALVLVSYGPGGSLGCDLSQNHMLVSRKNFRLLGQMRRLSPRFCLQDRKDFAFPQEMVEGGQLQEAQAFSVLHEMLQQTFNLFHTERSYAAWDTTLLEQLRSGLHQQLDDLDACLGLVAGEEDSALGRMGPTLAVKRYFQGIHVYLQEKEYSDCAWEIIIVEIMRSLSSSTSLQERLRMMDADLNSP, encoded by the coding sequence ATGGCCTTCATGCTCTCTCTACTCATGGCCCTGGTGCTGGTCAGCTATGGCCCGGGAGGATCCCTGGGCTGTGACCTGTCTCAGAACCACATGCTGGTTAGCAGGAAGAACTTCAGGCTCCTGGGCCAAATGAGGAGACTCTCCCCTCGCTTCTGTCTGCAGGACAGAAAAGACTTTGCTTtcccccaggagatggtggagggagGCCAGCTTCAGGAGGCCCAGGCCTTCTCTGTGCTCCACGAGATGCTCCAGCAGACCTTCAACCTCTTCCACACAGAGCGCTCCTATGCTGCCTGGGACACCACCCTCCTGGAGCAGCTCCGCAGTGGACTCCATCAGCAGCTGGACGACCTGGACGCCTGCCTGGGCCTGGTGGCAGGAGAGGAAGACTCTGCCCTGGGAAGGATGGGCCCCACACTGGCTGTGAAGAGGTACTTCCAGGGCATCCATGTCTACCTGCAAGAGAAGGAATACAGCGACTGCGCCTGGGAAATCATCATAGTGGAAATCATGAGATCCTTGTCTTCATCAACCAGCTTGCAAGAAAGGTTAAGAATGATGGACGCAGACTTGAACTCACCTTGA